One Eubacterium sp. 1001713B170207_170306_E7 genomic region harbors:
- a CDS encoding response regulator transcription factor, whose product MNILICDDEREIVDALELYLKNEGYDIFKAYSGKEALDIVCENTIHLILMDIMMPEMDGIHATLKIRETANIPIIFLSAKAEDNDKIMGLTVGGDDYITKPFNPLEVIARVKSQLRRYTTLGSYVKRTDVYKTGGLELDDAYKKVTVDGEEVKLTPVEYKILKFLMREMGKVFSIEQIYENVWEEPSYNADNTVAVHVRRIREKIEINPKEPKYLKVVWGIGYKVEKYPPQ is encoded by the coding sequence ATGAACATATTAATATGTGATGACGAACGGGAAATCGTCGACGCTTTGGAGCTTTACCTGAAAAATGAAGGATATGATATTTTTAAGGCCTACTCTGGAAAAGAAGCGCTGGACATTGTCTGTGAAAATACCATCCATCTGATATTGATGGACATCATGATGCCTGAAATGGACGGGATTCATGCAACCCTGAAAATCCGTGAGACCGCGAACATTCCGATTATTTTCCTGTCGGCAAAGGCAGAGGACAATGACAAAATCATGGGCCTGACAGTGGGCGGTGATGATTATATCACCAAGCCCTTTAATCCCCTGGAGGTTATCGCCCGGGTAAAATCCCAGCTTCGGCGTTACACGACCCTTGGGAGCTATGTAAAACGGACTGACGTGTACAAGACCGGCGGTCTGGAGTTGGACGACGCATACAAAAAAGTGACCGTTGACGGGGAAGAGGTTAAGCTGACCCCGGTGGAATATAAGATTTTGAAGTTTTTAATGCGGGAAATGGGAAAGGTTTTTTCCATCGAGCAGATTTATGAAAATGTCTGGGAGGAGCCTTCGTACAATGCGGATAACACCGTTGCCGTCCACGTGCGGCGCATCCGCGAAAAGATTGAAATCAATCCGAAGGAGCCCAAATACTTAAAGGTGGTGTGGGGAATTGGATACAAAGTCGAAAAATACCCTCCGCAATAG